tgtttcGAACTTTAGTGTGGGTATGATAATGAAACTGATATTAGAAAGAACAGTTTGCTTGGTTGTGGAATAATAGGTAAAGTCGGAGGAGAATGCATGcaatgggaagaagaagaagaagaagaagaagaagatgaagatgaagatgaagatgatgatgatgatgatgatgatggtaaAAGAAGAGCACAGAAGAATtgaatagaagaagaagaaggtgggGGGTGGGGGGCTGCTCAGAACTACATTATTTTAGCCTGATGATCTGTTGTAgctctttatttctttgtttccttcttttaattaaattataaactaatttcattgttattaatttcaattttttttgccccttctctctctctatattcAGTCTTGTCAGATcctttatctctctctctaacattgaaaaacaaaagttgcagaacagaacagaacagagaGGCTGCTTTTTTAATGAATGGGCagcttgcttgcttgcttgcttgctttACCCCAACTTGAatgtctttcttcttcttcttctgtaaTGCATAAACGTGGCATACTCATGGGCGGATGGATCTATTGATGTCTTTACCTTTGGAACTCCATTATTCAATGCTAAGTTGGTATTAGTGTTCAGATTTACATATTGTTTTATTGATTACATGGATAAGATTAGTTAAACTCAAGtttgattatttaataattgggTTTAGTTTCAATTAAGGGATTCGAAAAAGAGAGCTCGGTTCTTGTAGACTTTGGTGATTCTAATGCTTTTaattatgtgagatcctacgtctCCCCTGTTggtgaagaggggaacaaaacatttttttttttttttttttttttaNNNNNNNNNNNNNNNNNNNNNNNNNNNNNNNNNNNNNNNNNNNNNNNNNNNNNNNNNNNNNNNNNNNNNNNNNNNNNNNNNNNNNNNNNNNNNNNNNNNNNNNNNNNNNNNNNNNNNNNNNNNNNNNNNNNNNNNNNNNNNNttttttttttttttttttttttttttttttattttttttttttttttttttataagaatgtgaaaaacattttattttcagacatattttaaaactatagtGGGTTAAAATGAACATTATTTACTAACGGTGagtttgaattgttacaaatgatattaaagctAAATACGAAGACAGGTGTGTTAGTGAAGACGCTGACCCCTATGagctggattgtgagatctcatttctttatattaaatatatgcgtgttcaaaatatatgaattaaatttgataaatctTATAACATTAATTTCGAGAGAAATAGATTTGGGTTGGTTCTAGTTATTAagattgtttatttaatattttaataaaaacataatgttattaatttattttcaaacgttcaaataatattttgaataaacaatttaattaaattggaaGTTTAGGATTAAATTTAtcactaaaataaaaacaaatgtcatatttagaaataaaatttagtatttaatttgtaatttattagctggaaaatgaaatttaattaaacaagGGAAAAGGctaaagcatttttttatatctttatatttatatttatatttatatttatatttagtatttaattattatttttattaaatttttttccccGGCTGTTTCGAGTTTCCAAAGCTTCGTTCCGAAATAAAATTCGGGATCTCTCTTTGTCTCTCTCTAAACCCCCAaaccctttctctctccttcccaaACAAACTCAATTCTTTTGAGAAGATCCACTAAGGTacactcattttctttctctgctACTTGAATTTTCTGTTTATCTATAATTTCAATGTGTTTCTgtttctaaattatgatcTTTCATTCTCATCGGTTCTTAGATCCCGATTGGTTTGCTTAATTAGGGCTTCTGCTGTTCTCcgagcaatttttttttttgcacccTTTGTTCGAGAAATTACTCGGATTCTGTTTTTCATGGATGAACCGGATGAGAGAGATGGTTCTCTTGGTGTTTTAGAGTCAACTGTTACTGATGGGGAGCATGTAGTGGATGATTCTAGTGTTAGTATTAATAAGGAACGGGTTCAGAGTTCGTTGTCTGAGGAGGTGGGGAGGGTGGAGGGGGGTGATGCGGCTTGTAATGGTGGTGGTGAGGATATTATGGTGGAAGTTTTGGGTTCTGATGTTTATTTTGATGGTGTATGTACTGATAGGGCTGCTGGGAATTTGGATGAGGTTGGTTCTGGTGGTTCAACGGGGGAGGAGTCTCCTCGTGGAGATACCGGGGCCTTCAACGAGTCTGGTGTAGGGGTCTCTGGTGGTGTGGAAAGTGAGGGAGTATCTGGGGTTGGGGAATCAGTTAAAGAATCATCTCAAGAAGGTATGGAGGGTGATGAAAGTGTCGTTGAGGCTATGGATGTAGATACTCCGGTAGTTCATACTAGTCCAGATGATAAAGTTTTGAACAATGAAGAGCCTCGTAAAGTGGAGGCTCATTCTGAGGAATCGAAGAATTCTCCCACAGACAATGGGTTTGGAGATGACTCAGTGCATGCAGGTGGGGGAATCGAACTTGTAACAGAGGAAGCCCCAATAAGTGATGGGGTAGAAAGTCTGGAAAAAGGAGCAGGTCAAAAGAGTGTGGAAGGAAGTGAGCAAATTGTTGATACACCAGTTGACCAGCAGGGTGCAGAACTTGGGGTTTCCGGTGTGGATGCACGGAATCCTGGAATCAAGACTTCGACTTCTTCTGCTGATGGTAGTGAAAATTCAACTTCACTGGGCCATGATGGTACTGAAAATGCTCCAGACACACGCATTGAAAAAGCTTTGAATCCTGAAGTTATTTCTCATAATGATGGTGCAGGGAAAGACCTTTCTAAATTGGACAGGGAGGAGAGTTGTATAGTTGAGACGGAGGATGAAGATGTCGGAAAAAGTGATCCTGTAGATGATCAGAACCCAGTTGATGGAGGAGGGGAACGTCCTAATAGCATTTTGACTTATGGGAAGAAGTGTGCAGGGCTAAAGTCAGTTCAAGTCCCGGATATAGCTGCACAAGCACTTGAGAGTGAAAATTTGGATTCAAGTATAACAGTTCCTGAAAAGGTGGTGAATTCAGATCGAGCTGTAGCTGTGGATTCGATATCGTTGAGTCAACCGAACCATGATGATGAGGTAAATGTTGCAGCTGAAAATGATGGGAAAATTTTGGCTCCAAGTATTGAGGTTTCTGCTGAAAATGAGCAAAATTTGAATGCGCAGATAGAATGCAGGAATATGGAGTCGGATCCTCAATCCAATGGACAAGGTGGGAGCATTGGCATGAACGTCGAGGGAATTGCTGTTATTGATAGTAATCTGGCTGATTTTGAGAATGTGGAAGGAATGCAAGATGATCAAAGTTTCAATGTTGACCAGGTGGGATTACATGGCgaggaagaaatggaagatgtGTCGGGTATTGATAACGATGACGATCAAATTGATGAATGTGCAGAAGAGAATCCTGAAAGTTCAGTACAATTGCATCAAGCTCATTACCAATTGCCATTGGAGAATGAAGGTgatttttctgtttctgaTTTAGTGTGGGGTAAAGTGAGGAGCCATCCTTGGTGGCCAGGTCAGATATTTGATCCATCTGATTCTTCTGATAAGGcaatgaaatattataaaaaggaCTTCTTTTTGGTTGCATATTTTGGGGACTGTTCATTTGCGTGGAATGAAGTGTCTCATTTAAAACCTTTTCGAACACATTTCTCCCAAGAAGAGATGCAAAGCCATTCAGAAGCTTTCCAGAATGCTGTTGAGTGCGCTCTAGAAGAAGTCTCTCGACGATATGAATTGGGGCTAGCGTGTTCGTGTACACCAAGAGAAGCATATGACATGATTAAATGTCAGGTTATTGAAAATGCTGGTATTAGAGAAGAATCATCTAGAAGGTACGGTGTAGACAAATCTGCTAGTGCTACATCATTTGAGCCAGCTAAATTCATTGAATACATCAGGGACTTGGCAAAGTTTCCAGCTGATGGCGGCGACCGTTTGGACCTAGTGATTGCTAAGGCCCAGCTGACCGCATTTTATCGTCTAAAGGGCCATTGTGGCTTGCCTCAATTCCAATCCGGCCTGGAGGACAGTGAGTTAGACAGTTTATGCATTGAAACGCAGTCAGGTGATTACGCTCAGCATGCAGATCCTTGCCAGGATGATGCACAGACATCCGCATATAACGAGAGTTTGGAAGGACGGAGTAGTTCTTATCATAAACGCAAACATAACTTGAAGGATGGTATGTttccaaagaagaaagaaaagagtttGTATGAACTTATGGAGGACGTAGGTAATCTAGATGGAGAGAATTGGTCTGATGCAAGGACGACTACTGCATTGGTGTCACCTTCTACTAAGAGACGGAAGACAGAACATCCTATTGATGATTCTGGTACGTCGGATGGAAGGAAAACTATATCCTTGGCAAAGGTTTCTGGAACTGCACCTCTTAAACAGTCCTTCAAAATTGGTGATTGTATTCGTAGGGTTGCTAGTCAGTTGACTGGTACACCTCCAATTGTCAAGTCTATTAGTGAGAGATTCCAAAGGCCAGATGGCAGCTTTGATGGGCATGCGGTCCCTGAATCTGATGTTTTCCTTCAGAACTTTGATGATGCCCAAAGAGGTAGGGTAAATTTTCCTACAGAGTACTCCTCTTTGGATGAATTGCTTGGCCAACTTCAACTAGTGGCAAGCGATCCAATGAAGGAATACAGCTTCTTGAACGTAATAGTCTGTTTTTTCACCGATTTTCGagattctttaattttgaggCAGCAGCCTGGAAGTGAAGAGGCCATGGACAGAATCAGTAGTAAGAGGAGAGGACAATTAACTTCTACTTCTGCTTCACCACAAACTTTTGAATTCGAGGATATGAGTGACACTTATTGGACGGACAGGGTTATCCAAAATGGAACTGAAGTTCAGCCCCCTCGTAAAACCAGAAAACGTGATTACCAACTTGCAGTGCCAGAGTCGGAAAAGGCTCTTCAAGGGAGTCGGAGGCCATACAAGAAGCGACATTCTGCTGGAAATCATGCTATTTCAGCTGAGAAGTTTACTGGCTCTGTAGATCAGCCATCTCCTGCTGAACTTGTAATGAACTTTTCTGAGGTGGATTCTGTGCCATCAGAAAAGACCTTGAATAACATGTTTAGGCGGTTTGGACCCTTAAGAGAATATGAGACTGAAGTCGACAGGGAGGGTGGTCGTGCAAGAGTCGTTTTCAAAAAATCTTCTGATGCAGAAATTGCTTATGGGGCTGCTGGAAGGTTTAGCATCTTTGGACCAAGACTTGTAAATTACCAGCTCAGCTATGTTCTTTCTACCCTTTTCAAAACTTCTCAAATTCCCAGACTTCAGGATCAGGAAATGCATCTCGATCTTAGCACGTCTCAATTCCAGGAAATGCAACTTGATCTATCCTCTTTCCATGACCATGAAATGCAGCTTGATTTATCTTCAATTCATGACCAGGACATGCAACTTGATCTTTCCTCGATTGGGTACCAGGAAATGGAATCTGTTCTTGGTCCGAACCATGACCAGGAGAGTAAACCTAATTACACTGCTCATCTTGGGGAGATGCAGGCTGGTTTTTCAACAATCCAATATGAGAGGCAATCTGATCTTTCCTCAATGCACGATCAAGAATTGCAAACTGTTTTCGCTTCAAACCAGGAGACACAATCAGATATTGTCACTGCTCAAGACCACGAGTTGTGTCATAACTACACCTCAACTCAGCTTGGGGAGATGCAAGGTGATCATACTCTGACTCCTCATCATGATGAGCTACCCGTTTCTGCCTCAGCCCAGGAGCAGAATATGCAACCAGTTTTTGCCACAATCAAGGAGGAGAAGACACAGCCAGCTATCACTACACTCCAAGAGGAGTCACAGTCAGTTCTTGGCACCATCCAGGAGCAAGAGACGCATGCTATTCTTGACACTGCCCAACTTGGTAGGATGCAAGCTGTTCCTTCCACACCCCAGGAGCACGCTATGCAACCGGTCCTAGCCGCCACAATTCAGGAGAATGCGATGTTGCCAGTTCTTACCTCTGCTCAGGATCATGAGAGGGAACCTCAGGCCACATCAGAGGAGGCGTTGGGGGAACCTGTTCCTGCCATGACAGAAGGGCAAGAAACACAACATTCTCTTGGCACAAAAGAGCAGGCAACTCAATCTGTTACCATTGCAACTCTTGAACAAGGAGACAGACAGCCAGTTGTTTTAATGGGGGAGGCTCAAGGAGAAGCTCAGATGACTCCTGCCTTTACAGAGGGGCAGAAAACACAAGTTCTTGACTCTGCGAAGGAACACGAGTCTGAACTTGATCTTGGCGCAAAAGAGCAGGCCAGTCAATCTGTTACTGTAACTGATGGACAAGACGACACACATCTACTTGTTTTAACTGGTGAGGAGTCTCAAGAGGAGACTCAGTCTATTTCTGCCTCAATGCAGGAGCTGAGGACTGTACCAGATGTTCCCTCAGTCCAGGAGTTGGATCATGATGAGGATGCTGTGCAAGGACAGGAGTTGCAACCTGATCCCGTGACAAGTGAGGAGCATGAGGCTGTGCCAGACTCTTCTACATCCCAGGTGCAGGATGTGCAGTCTAATCATGCTACAGAACTTGAGCAGGATCTGCTTCCTGATAATGCTATAAATGAAGTGccagaggtggattgtgatgatGGCACACATCAGGAGCTGGAGGCACAGCATAGTACTAACAGAAATCAGGAGCTGGAGATGGATATTGCGACAGATCAGGAGCAGGGGAAACAATGTCATGATGCAACAAGTCAGGAGCAGGAGATGAAATGTGACAATGCCACGAGTCACGAGCAGGAACTGCAATGTGCCAATGCCACTAGTCAGGAGCAGCAGTTACGATGTGACAATGCCACAAATCAACAGGAGATGGAATGTGATAATGATGCCGATAAGAAGCCTGTAGCGAAATCTGGTGAGGCTGCATCCAATAAGCAGGATGCACAAACTGATAGTGAGCAACAATTGCAAGCTGATCATGCCACTAACCAGGAGGCAGAATCCAATCTTGCCGCACAAGAGCAGGACATAAAATCTGATGGTGTGGAAAAACATCCTACTCAGGATCAGGCGACGGAATCTGATCTTGCTGCAATCCCAGACTCTGAGACACATCCAGATCCTGTCCCCACGAAGGATCAGGAGATGCAACATAGCCCTTCATCTTTGGAAAAGAACACAGATTAATTTTCAGGTATGCATATTTTATTTGGCCACCAGTTTCTGATGCTCTATAAAAGCTTGTTTTTGCGTTCTAGGATAGAAAGTTCCTATTGAATGTCcaaatctttttttgttcCCCACCCGAAAACACATAAGGATGCTGTTTCCTTTCACCTTggtaatatttaatgtttttttccaGGGTTGTTGAAAGAACACTAATGGCTTTTCTATCGCTATGCAGCCACGCACATTAATTTGATggtcaaattatttatatatgtgttatatatatttttgggaATGGGATGAACTGCTTTCAACGTCAAAGATAGAACCAACATCATGTAATACACCGATTCACTTAATATACACTATTATTTATGGACTTGTACGCAATCCTACCAATATcctatatgatatgattatttCACGATTTCAGGTCATACGGAAATGCAATAGCCAACTGAAGACCACAGTGCGACTAATCGACACGACGTGTGCCAAAAGGTGATCAGACCATCGTTCAAAGTTGCATCTGGTAATCAGTTTCATTCGGGGTTACTTGAGGCTCTACCCCTTCGTTTCATTCTCAAATATTGACAGGTTTTAATGTTTAAAGCTTAGTTCCTCCCCGACAGTACTAGTTGAATGTAAATTAATGTTAGCCCAAGCTTTTCCTCCCACTTTCTGTTGATTTGTTGGCGGAGGCTGGCTTTTGAATCTGATACATCTTGCACTCTACACTACATTTTCCAATCACAGCCATCGAAGTGAAGCATGGAGGGGCTTATTTGGAAGCCAAATGGGTTTGAAACTTcatgctttctttttttggataGTTGTTGCGCCAATGTATAGCAATCTTGGGATTGGACTCAACCCCATCTCAGCCgttcattttcatttgataGAAATTTTGCTCCGTCGGCTTGTTGGAATGACAAAATTTGGCTCTGGAAATAACGTAATAGGATTGAAATGCTTCAGGTCAAATTGCACGATTCAGATTGTTTTGGATTGGACATCTCTGTGTACTGTTGCGACCATCGACGATAAAGTCGGAAGGAAAATAAGATTCAaatgttcaatttttaatGTGAAACTTCACAACTTTCTCAGTTTTtgctaaaaacaaaaatttcggCCCATTGCTAACAAGTTTTATTGTTAGCATACAACAACGAAAGTGTCTCCGACTCTCCATAGATTTTATCGTAGATTCTATTTATCATAGATAAAATCTATGATAATATCGCATCtctgccaaaaaaaaaaaaaaaaaaaNNNNNNNNNNNNNNNNNNNNNNNNNNNNNNNNNNNNNNNNNNNNNNNNNNNNNNNNNNNNNNNNaaaaaaaaaaaaaaaaaaaaaaaaaaaaaaaaaaaaaaaaaaaaaaaaaaaaaaaaaaaaaaacgaagaagaatATTGGCTCTACCAAATAAGAGTATCTTGGGATCCTGGTTGACttacaaagaagaagaaaggtgCAAACTTCGGTTCAGTGGTGATCGTGTTGGACCGTCTTacaaaggagaagaaaggtGCAAGTTTCTTGCAACGAGACTATTCCAGAGACTACTCTTATACTTAAGATGTCTAATGACTAATAATCGTATCTAGACAATAGACTACTGTGGATTCCTGTTATCCCGATATCGGGTTGGGTTCAGGGCCAAAGCACCAAGTAGAGATCCCGTCTTGTGCAGAATCAACTACGATCAAGGAAGAGAAAGCGGGAGTAGCAAGCAGACGCAGGAGGGACAAacctcatttttctttcatcattgCTACCAATGGAGCACATACAAATGAAGGTTCAATGAAAGGTTAGATGAAGGAACCACGAAAAGAAGGGCACCACAATCGATAATATCCAAATCATACCCCATCAAAGTTTAAAAACAAGATCTCTTTACCCCCAAAAATTATCTCTCTGTGGCTTTCCAGAAAGGACAGGACTCTTTGATAGTACAGAAACACTAGAATCAGTGGATAACTGTTCTgtcaaatttagttttagaaactAAACTGAAAACATGTTCTTATTATATCCaatatccaaaatttaaattaattttaagaactaACCAAGCACATCTTCCTGAATCATCCAAGGGAACTAACAATTTTCATACcaattttaagatattttgaaCGTTGCTTCCATTTAGAACAGAGAGCGATGCCTAAGACCAAAACCCAGATGAAGCAACAACCCTTGATCAGATCAGGAC
This genomic window from Cucurbita pepo subsp. pepo cultivar mu-cu-16 chromosome LG01, ASM280686v2, whole genome shotgun sequence contains:
- the LOC111811472 gene encoding uncharacterized protein LOC111811472 isoform X1; the encoded protein is MDEPDERDGSLGVLESTVTDGEHVVDDSSVSINKERVQSSLSEEVGRVEGGDAACNGGGEDIMVEVLGSDVYFDGVCTDRAAGNLDEVGSGGSTGEESPRGDTGAFNESGVGVSGGVESEGVSGVGESVKESSQEGMEGDESVVEAMDVDTPVVHTSPDDKVLNNEEPRKVEAHSEESKNSPTDNGFGDDSVHAGGGIELVTEEAPISDGVESLEKGAGQKSVEGSEQIVDTPVDQQGAELGVSGVDARNPGIKTSTSSADGSENSTSLGHDGTENAPDTRIEKALNPEVISHNDGAGKDLSKLDREESCIVETEDEDVGKSDPVDDQNPVDGGGERPNSILTYGKKCAGLKSVQVPDIAAQALESENLDSSITVPEKVVNSDRAVAVDSISLSQPNHDDEVNVAAENDGKILAPSIEVSAENEQNLNAQIECRNMESDPQSNGQGGSIGMNVEGIAVIDSNLADFENVEGMQDDQSFNVDQVGLHGEEEMEDVSGIDNDDDQIDECAEENPESSVQLHQAHYQLPLENEGDFSVSDLVWGKVRSHPWWPGQIFDPSDSSDKAMKYYKKDFFLVAYFGDCSFAWNEVSHLKPFRTHFSQEEMQSHSEAFQNAVECALEEVSRRYELGLACSCTPREAYDMIKCQVIENAGIREESSRRYGVDKSASATSFEPAKFIEYIRDLAKFPADGGDRLDLVIAKAQLTAFYRLKGHCGLPQFQSGLEDSELDSLCIETQSGDYAQHADPCQDDAQTSAYNESLEGRSSSYHKRKHNLKDGMFPKKKEKSLYELMEDVGNLDGENWSDARTTTALVSPSTKRRKTEHPIDDSGTSDGRKTISLAKVSGTAPLKQSFKIGDCIRRVASQLTGTPPIVKSISERFQRPDGSFDGHAVPESDVFLQNFDDAQRGRVNFPTEYSSLDELLGQLQLVASDPMKEYSFLNVIVCFFTDFRDSLILRQQPGSEEAMDRISSKRRGQLTSTSASPQTFEFEDMSDTYWTDRVIQNGTEVQPPRKTRKRDYQLAVPESEKALQGSRRPYKKRHSAGNHAISAEKFTGSVDQPSPAELVMNFSEVDSVPSEKTLNNMFRRFGPLREYETEVDREGGRARVVFKKSSDAEIAYGAAGRFSIFGPRLVNYQLSYVLSTLFKTSQIPRLQDQEMHLDLSTSQFQEMQLDLSSFHDHEMQLDLSSIHDQDMQLDLSSIGYQEMESVLGPNHDQESKPNYTAHLGEMQAGFSTIQYERQSDLSSMHDQELQTVFASNQETQSDIVTAQDHELCHNYTSTQLGEMQGDHTLTPHHDELPVSASAQEQNMQPVFATIKEEKTQPAITTLQEESQSVLGTIQEQETHAILDTAQLGRMQAVPSTPQEHAMQPVLAATIQENAMLPVLTSAQDHEREPQATSEEALGEPVPAMTEGQETQHSLGTKEQATQSVTIATLEQGDRQPVVLMGEAQGEAQMTPAFTEGQKTQVLDSAKEHESELDLGAKEQASQSVTVTDGQDDTHLLVLTGEESQEETQSISASMQELRTVPDVPSVQELDHDEDAVQGQELQPDPVTSEEHEAVPDSSTSQVQDVQSNHATELEQDLLPDNAINEVPEVDCDDGTHQELEAQHSTNRNQELEMDIATDQEQGKQCHDATSQEQEMKCDNATSHEQELQCANATSQEQQLRCDNATNQQEMECDNDADKKPVAKSGEAASNKQDAQTDSEQQLQADHATNQEAESNLAAQEQDIKSDGVEKHPTQDQATESDLAAIPDSETHPDPVPTKDQEMQHSPSSLEKNTD
- the LOC111811472 gene encoding uncharacterized protein LOC111811472 isoform X2, whose translation is MDEPDERDGSLGVLESTVTDGEHVVDDSSVSINKERVQSSLSEEVGRVEGGDAACNGGGEDIMVEVLGSDVYFDGVCTDRAAGNLDEVGSGGSTGEESPRGDTGAFNESGVGVSGGVESEGVSGVGESVKESSQEGMEGDESVVEAMDVDTPVVHTSPDDKVLNNEEPRKVEAHSEESKNSPTDNGFGDDSVHAGGGIELVTEEAPISDGVESLEKGAGQKSVEGSEQIVDTPVDQQGAELGVSGVDARNPGIKTSTSSADGSENSTSLGHDGTENAPDTRIEKALNPEVISHNDGAGKDLSKLDREESCIVETEDEDVGKSDPVDDQNPVDGGGERPNSILTYGKKCAGLKSVQVPDIAAQALESENLDSSITVPEKVVNSDRAVAVDSISLSQPNHDDEIECRNMESDPQSNGQGGSIGMNVEGIAVIDSNLADFENVEGMQDDQSFNVDQVGLHGEEEMEDVSGIDNDDDQIDECAEENPESSVQLHQAHYQLPLENEGDFSVSDLVWGKVRSHPWWPGQIFDPSDSSDKAMKYYKKDFFLVAYFGDCSFAWNEVSHLKPFRTHFSQEEMQSHSEAFQNAVECALEEVSRRYELGLACSCTPREAYDMIKCQVIENAGIREESSRRYGVDKSASATSFEPAKFIEYIRDLAKFPADGGDRLDLVIAKAQLTAFYRLKGHCGLPQFQSGLEDSELDSLCIETQSGDYAQHADPCQDDAQTSAYNESLEGRSSSYHKRKHNLKDGMFPKKKEKSLYELMEDVGNLDGENWSDARTTTALVSPSTKRRKTEHPIDDSGTSDGRKTISLAKVSGTAPLKQSFKIGDCIRRVASQLTGTPPIVKSISERFQRPDGSFDGHAVPESDVFLQNFDDAQRGRVNFPTEYSSLDELLGQLQLVASDPMKEYSFLNVIVCFFTDFRDSLILRQQPGSEEAMDRISSKRRGQLTSTSASPQTFEFEDMSDTYWTDRVIQNGTEVQPPRKTRKRDYQLAVPESEKALQGSRRPYKKRHSAGNHAISAEKFTGSVDQPSPAELVMNFSEVDSVPSEKTLNNMFRRFGPLREYETEVDREGGRARVVFKKSSDAEIAYGAAGRFSIFGPRLVNYQLSYVLSTLFKTSQIPRLQDQEMHLDLSTSQFQEMQLDLSSFHDHEMQLDLSSIHDQDMQLDLSSIGYQEMESVLGPNHDQESKPNYTAHLGEMQAGFSTIQYERQSDLSSMHDQELQTVFASNQETQSDIVTAQDHELCHNYTSTQLGEMQGDHTLTPHHDELPVSASAQEQNMQPVFATIKEEKTQPAITTLQEESQSVLGTIQEQETHAILDTAQLGRMQAVPSTPQEHAMQPVLAATIQENAMLPVLTSAQDHEREPQATSEEALGEPVPAMTEGQETQHSLGTKEQATQSVTIATLEQGDRQPVVLMGEAQGEAQMTPAFTEGQKTQVLDSAKEHESELDLGAKEQASQSVTVTDGQDDTHLLVLTGEESQEETQSISASMQELRTVPDVPSVQELDHDEDAVQGQELQPDPVTSEEHEAVPDSSTSQVQDVQSNHATELEQDLLPDNAINEVPEVDCDDGTHQELEAQHSTNRNQELEMDIATDQEQGKQCHDATSQEQEMKCDNATSHEQELQCANATSQEQQLRCDNATNQQEMECDNDADKKPVAKSGEAASNKQDAQTDSEQQLQADHATNQEAESNLAAQEQDIKSDGVEKHPTQDQATESDLAAIPDSETHPDPVPTKDQEMQHSPSSLEKNTD
- the LOC111811472 gene encoding uncharacterized protein LOC111811472 isoform X3; amino-acid sequence: MEGDESVVEAMDVDTPVVHTSPDDKVLNNEEPRKVEAHSEESKNSPTDNGFGDDSVHAGGGIELVTEEAPISDGVESLEKGAGQKSVEGSEQIVDTPVDQQGAELGVSGVDARNPGIKTSTSSADGSENSTSLGHDGTENAPDTRIEKALNPEVISHNDGAGKDLSKLDREESCIVETEDEDVGKSDPVDDQNPVDGGGERPNSILTYGKKCAGLKSVQVPDIAAQALESENLDSSITVPEKVVNSDRAVAVDSISLSQPNHDDEVNVAAENDGKILAPSIEVSAENEQNLNAQIECRNMESDPQSNGQGGSIGMNVEGIAVIDSNLADFENVEGMQDDQSFNVDQVGLHGEEEMEDVSGIDNDDDQIDECAEENPESSVQLHQAHYQLPLENEGDFSVSDLVWGKVRSHPWWPGQIFDPSDSSDKAMKYYKKDFFLVAYFGDCSFAWNEVSHLKPFRTHFSQEEMQSHSEAFQNAVECALEEVSRRYELGLACSCTPREAYDMIKCQVIENAGIREESSRRYGVDKSASATSFEPAKFIEYIRDLAKFPADGGDRLDLVIAKAQLTAFYRLKGHCGLPQFQSGLEDSELDSLCIETQSGDYAQHADPCQDDAQTSAYNESLEGRSSSYHKRKHNLKDGMFPKKKEKSLYELMEDVGNLDGENWSDARTTTALVSPSTKRRKTEHPIDDSGTSDGRKTISLAKVSGTAPLKQSFKIGDCIRRVASQLTGTPPIVKSISERFQRPDGSFDGHAVPESDVFLQNFDDAQRGRVNFPTEYSSLDELLGQLQLVASDPMKEYSFLNVIVCFFTDFRDSLILRQQPGSEEAMDRISSKRRGQLTSTSASPQTFEFEDMSDTYWTDRVIQNGTEVQPPRKTRKRDYQLAVPESEKALQGSRRPYKKRHSAGNHAISAEKFTGSVDQPSPAELVMNFSEVDSVPSEKTLNNMFRRFGPLREYETEVDREGGRARVVFKKSSDAEIAYGAAGRFSIFGPRLVNYQLSYVLSTLFKTSQIPRLQDQEMHLDLSTSQFQEMQLDLSSFHDHEMQLDLSSIHDQDMQLDLSSIGYQEMESVLGPNHDQESKPNYTAHLGEMQAGFSTIQYERQSDLSSMHDQELQTVFASNQETQSDIVTAQDHELCHNYTSTQLGEMQGDHTLTPHHDELPVSASAQEQNMQPVFATIKEEKTQPAITTLQEESQSVLGTIQEQETHAILDTAQLGRMQAVPSTPQEHAMQPVLAATIQENAMLPVLTSAQDHEREPQATSEEALGEPVPAMTEGQETQHSLGTKEQATQSVTIATLEQGDRQPVVLMGEAQGEAQMTPAFTEGQKTQVLDSAKEHESELDLGAKEQASQSVTVTDGQDDTHLLVLTGEESQEETQSISASMQELRTVPDVPSVQELDHDEDAVQGQELQPDPVTSEEHEAVPDSSTSQVQDVQSNHATELEQDLLPDNAINEVPEVDCDDGTHQELEAQHSTNRNQELEMDIATDQEQGKQCHDATSQEQEMKCDNATSHEQELQCANATSQEQQLRCDNATNQQEMECDNDADKKPVAKSGEAASNKQDAQTDSEQQLQADHATNQEAESNLAAQEQDIKSDGVEKHPTQDQATESDLAAIPDSETHPDPVPTKDQEMQHSPSSLEKNTD